Proteins found in one Methanomassiliicoccus sp. genomic segment:
- a CDS encoding site-specific integrase — MGFTEMPSKERRLGDAVENFLETKRKKKRPEQTIKGYRWMIKKVNRALTEAGYDPYPNKWTEDTVNFLLDDVYCESQPGVVRREFSILNSYLMFHGNDIKEKMELEWQEDERKNVHWLTFAQARTIEQEAKGFERIVVHLELHIGLRRVEVLRLTVKDIQMGYFNVLGKGRRGGKWRQNPFDPETNAELNHFFELRDMEIRKARAKNPAVVVPDNLLIYERGGELFPYKRTAVDGMLKRIQERTGVEFSNHVLRRQFAKELHMSGEPISKISELLGHKDEKTTKLYIGIDMDQKVDSMNRLAQWRAQQTAQMGLPQNRGIFDEASKVSGQSGNHHSIEPDGPFSNVNNLWPFVLAAAC; from the coding sequence ATGGGGTTCACTGAGATGCCGTCGAAAGAGCGTCGTCTCGGTGATGCGGTAGAAAACTTCTTAGAAACCAAGAGAAAGAAGAAGAGGCCTGAGCAAACGATCAAAGGATATAGATGGATGATAAAGAAAGTGAACCGTGCCCTCACGGAAGCGGGATATGACCCCTATCCCAACAAATGGACAGAGGACACGGTGAACTTTCTGCTCGATGATGTCTATTGCGAATCGCAACCCGGGGTCGTGAGGCGGGAGTTCAGCATCCTGAATTCTTACCTAATGTTCCACGGGAACGACATCAAGGAGAAAATGGAGCTGGAATGGCAGGAAGATGAACGTAAGAACGTGCATTGGCTGACATTCGCTCAGGCCCGGACGATCGAGCAAGAGGCAAAGGGGTTTGAACGTATCGTAGTCCATCTGGAGCTTCACATCGGGCTAAGGCGCGTGGAAGTGCTAAGGCTCACCGTGAAGGATATCCAGATGGGTTACTTCAACGTCCTGGGCAAGGGGCGACGGGGCGGGAAGTGGAGACAAAACCCCTTCGACCCCGAAACCAACGCCGAGCTAAACCATTTCTTCGAGCTTAGGGACATGGAGATCAGGAAGGCCAGGGCAAAGAATCCCGCCGTGGTCGTTCCTGATAACCTCTTGATCTATGAGAGAGGGGGGGAATTATTCCCATATAAGCGGACCGCTGTGGATGGTATGCTAAAACGTATTCAAGAGCGGACCGGGGTTGAGTTCTCGAACCATGTCCTTAGACGGCAGTTCGCCAAAGAGCTGCATATGTCCGGGGAACCTATCTCCAAGATAAGCGAACTGTTAGGACATAAGGACGAAAAAACGACCAAGCTCTATATCGGGATCGACATGGACCAAAAGGTAGATTCCATGAACCGCCTCGCCCAATGGAGGGCGCAACAAACGGCCCAAATGGGCTTGCCCCAAAATCGGGGCATTTTTGACGAAGCCAGTAAAGTGAGTGGACAGAGCGGGAATCACCACTCCATTGAGCCAGATGGTCCGTTTTCAAATGTCAATAACCTATGGCCGTTCGTACTGGCAGCTGCTTGCTAA
- a CDS encoding sensor histidine kinase, translating to MPVPSGLLESYLGYAYVQSNYFTSGAIDLSGISWIYPTTLLPSIGLLVNHPDATYVPPRDPNVATYIDTMLMRDFHHVSSSASYVPIVALPENEKELDPVLRRLYGLNKDGKDYGGQNAFKYLVGELVTNVYEHSGFSHALVMAQKYQSKGFVDISFYDDGRTIPGSLSAAGMIFNNDVESIVEAVNGLSSKETEGRGYGLQTNVRICTEGLGAKILIVSRNGALSFESPEPKGYMLRDAYKLQGTSINIRLPYPAQEVDIIEYIEGERVRD from the coding sequence GTGCCCGTTCCATCAGGCCTATTAGAAAGCTATTTGGGCTATGCCTATGTCCAGAGCAATTATTTTACATCGGGCGCTATAGACCTCAGTGGGATTAGTTGGATTTATCCTACAACACTACTGCCTTCAATTGGTTTGTTGGTAAATCATCCAGACGCTACCTATGTCCCACCTAGAGATCCAAACGTTGCGACATACATAGATACCATGTTGATGCGGGATTTTCACCATGTATCTAGTAGCGCTTCTTATGTCCCAATCGTCGCACTTCCAGAGAACGAGAAAGAACTTGATCCTGTCCTTCGTCGTTTATATGGATTAAATAAAGATGGCAAAGACTACGGTGGTCAAAATGCCTTTAAATACCTAGTTGGCGAGCTAGTAACGAACGTATATGAGCACTCTGGCTTTTCACATGCATTAGTGATGGCACAAAAATACCAAAGCAAGGGTTTTGTTGACATCAGTTTTTACGATGATGGTAGAACAATACCAGGTAGCTTAAGCGCAGCAGGCATGATTTTTAATAACGACGTTGAGTCTATCGTAGAGGCCGTTAACGGTCTTTCTTCGAAAGAAACCGAAGGACGGGGTTATGGGCTCCAAACCAATGTTCGAATTTGCACGGAAGGGCTGGGTGCAAAAATACTAATTGTTTCCAGAAACGGAGCTCTCTCATTTGAAAGCCCTGAACCGAAAGGATATATGCTTAGAGATGCATACAAACTACAAGGCACAAGCATAAATATAAGATTGCCATACCCGGCGCAGGAGGTCGACATCATTGAGTATATCGAAGGAGAAAGAGTTCGAGATTAG
- a CDS encoding class I SAM-dependent DNA methyltransferase, which translates to MEEGKVVEFIEYASGLSGYEKGEAHLFLDRLFIAYGNKGVIEAGAALEKQIVVDMRTKFCDLLWPHIVLFEMKARGEKLADHFQQAKIYWDNTYGNRPKYVILCNFDEFWIYDWNVQREPLDKVPLKQLKERWKALAFLCPEPVKPIFGNNLVEVTEEAADKIAQLYNSLVKRKIDHVKARRFSLQCLVCLFAEDSGMFPDSTLFTSLIEDCLNGQSTYDLFQGLFKQMNNQEVASGGKYKGVKYFNGGIFSTVYPIELNPDELQILKEASVSDWSKVQPSIFGTIFEDSLGKEERHVTGAHYTLLSEIMSVVEPTILRPWRERIEGAKTLKELYQIHDEMGKFIVLDPACGSGNFLYVAYREFRALEIHLLKKIVTEYSVSLHSLHSKIKCNQFYGIDLNPLGIELAKITLAMAKKITIEEFNKFTKIDRLFEVEDPLPFDNLDDNFIQKDALLIPWPLANAIIGNPPYQSKNKMQDEYSPEYVEHLHEVFPEMPGRADYCVYWFRKAHDLLPADGRAGLVGTNTIRETYSRIGGLDYIVSNGGVICDAISTMPWSGSAAVHVSIVNWIKSPTDSVGKKKLRRLLGEKKKGVWEEWELDVIPPTLSADFDVTKALVLKANLEPRFCYQGQTQGHEGFLLTPEERETLVSEEPMAKEITFPFLIAEELIGDQDSLPKRYVIDFQPRETLPDVMRYPKTFKIIQERVLPKMIENAQQETEEFKVTKRKVKARQLHLEKWWLLWRGRGDLMKKIASIDRYVACGQVTKRPIFEFVSSEIHPNAALIAFPLQDDYSYGILQSSFHWAWFKARCSTLTERFRYTTETVFDSYPWPQWGIDIEYHDPSIPEPFSRCVSIAQEIAVAGRDLRKIRNELRLEHNWSLRELYRTLEMPGNNPLRDAHERLDKAVLKAYTYPKSKTYKKTQELKLLFELNQKCGALEKEGKKIFGPGLPTFCEGEEGFTSDDCVHMPSSSP; encoded by the coding sequence ATGGAAGAGGGGAAGGTCGTTGAATTTATTGAGTATGCTTCTGGACTGAGTGGATATGAGAAGGGTGAAGCTCATTTATTCCTCGACCGATTATTTATCGCATATGGTAATAAGGGAGTAATTGAAGCTGGAGCAGCTCTGGAGAAACAGATTGTCGTCGATATGAGGACTAAATTTTGTGATCTACTCTGGCCCCATATCGTCTTATTCGAGATGAAGGCGCGCGGTGAGAAGCTTGCCGACCACTTTCAACAGGCAAAGATCTATTGGGATAATACATATGGGAACCGTCCCAAGTATGTTATTTTGTGTAACTTTGACGAATTCTGGATATATGATTGGAACGTTCAGAGGGAACCCCTTGATAAAGTTCCATTAAAACAACTGAAAGAACGATGGAAAGCATTGGCATTTCTTTGTCCAGAACCGGTTAAGCCCATTTTTGGTAATAATCTCGTTGAAGTCACCGAAGAGGCCGCCGATAAGATTGCCCAACTATATAACAGCCTAGTTAAACGAAAAATTGATCATGTTAAAGCAAGGAGATTTTCTCTTCAATGTCTTGTCTGTCTATTCGCAGAGGATTCTGGAATGTTTCCAGATAGCACCTTATTTACATCCCTTATTGAGGATTGTCTGAATGGTCAATCAACTTATGATTTATTTCAGGGTTTATTTAAGCAGATGAACAACCAGGAAGTAGCCTCAGGAGGCAAATACAAGGGTGTTAAATATTTCAACGGAGGCATATTCTCCACCGTTTATCCTATCGAACTTAACCCTGACGAACTGCAAATTTTGAAAGAAGCTTCTGTTTCGGACTGGTCGAAAGTGCAACCCTCGATTTTCGGGACCATCTTTGAAGATAGTTTGGGAAAAGAGGAAAGGCACGTTACAGGAGCTCACTACACGTTATTATCCGAGATCATGAGTGTAGTTGAGCCAACGATATTACGACCCTGGAGGGAAAGAATAGAAGGGGCGAAGACACTCAAAGAACTTTATCAAATACATGACGAAATGGGCAAGTTCATTGTGCTTGATCCCGCATGTGGGAGCGGTAACTTCCTTTATGTCGCATATCGTGAGTTTCGAGCTCTGGAGATTCATCTTCTTAAAAAAATTGTTACTGAATACTCAGTCTCGCTTCATAGCTTACATTCAAAAATAAAGTGCAACCAATTCTATGGTATAGATCTAAATCCGCTCGGTATCGAGCTTGCTAAGATCACATTAGCCATGGCAAAGAAGATAACAATCGAAGAGTTCAACAAGTTCACCAAAATCGATCGACTATTCGAGGTAGAAGACCCGCTACCGTTCGATAATCTAGATGACAATTTTATCCAGAAAGATGCACTGTTGATTCCTTGGCCACTAGCTAATGCAATCATCGGAAACCCACCATATCAATCAAAAAATAAGATGCAGGATGAGTACAGTCCAGAGTATGTCGAGCATCTCCATGAGGTCTTTCCAGAAATGCCAGGGCGAGCTGATTATTGCGTTTACTGGTTCAGGAAGGCTCATGATTTACTGCCTGCTGATGGTAGGGCTGGCCTTGTAGGAACCAACACTATCCGTGAGACATACTCAAGGATTGGAGGATTAGATTATATTGTATCTAATGGCGGTGTTATTTGTGATGCAATTTCAACCATGCCTTGGAGCGGCTCAGCAGCAGTACATGTATCTATTGTCAATTGGATAAAATCGCCAACTGATTCTGTCGGGAAAAAGAAGTTAAGGCGATTATTAGGCGAAAAGAAAAAGGGGGTTTGGGAAGAATGGGAGTTGGATGTCATTCCACCAACGTTATCTGCGGATTTTGATGTCACAAAAGCCTTGGTATTGAAAGCCAACCTAGAACCGAGATTTTGTTATCAAGGCCAGACACAAGGTCATGAAGGTTTTCTGCTAACACCTGAGGAGCGAGAAACTCTTGTATCAGAAGAGCCCATGGCTAAAGAAATTACCTTTCCATTTCTTATTGCGGAGGAGCTGATAGGCGATCAGGATTCCCTACCTAAACGCTATGTTATTGACTTTCAACCTAGGGAGACTTTGCCTGATGTGATGCGATACCCAAAAACATTCAAAATTATTCAAGAGCGTGTATTACCAAAAATGATTGAGAACGCGCAACAAGAGACTGAGGAGTTTAAAGTCACTAAAAGGAAGGTGAAAGCTAGGCAGCTGCATTTAGAGAAGTGGTGGCTCCTCTGGAGGGGAAGGGGAGATCTCATGAAGAAAATCGCAAGTATCGATCGTTATGTCGCATGTGGGCAGGTCACAAAGCGCCCTATCTTCGAATTTGTCTCATCGGAGATACATCCTAATGCCGCTCTCATTGCATTTCCACTTCAAGATGACTACTCTTATGGAATTCTCCAAAGTTCGTTTCACTGGGCATGGTTTAAAGCTAGATGCTCAACCCTTACTGAGAGGTTTAGGTATACTACAGAGACAGTCTTTGACTCATACCCATGGCCACAATGGGGGATAGATATTGAGTATCACGATCCTTCAATTCCTGAACCATTCTCTAGATGCGTATCAATTGCTCAAGAAATAGCTGTTGCGGGAAGAGATTTACGAAAAATTAGAAACGAATTAAGATTGGAGCATAATTGGTCATTGAGGGAACTCTATAGAACTCTCGAAATGCCAGGTAACAATCCGCTCCGAGATGCTCACGAGAGGCTAGATAAGGCGGTGTTAAAAGCATATACATATCCTAAATCAAAAACGTACAAAAAGACCCAGGAATTAAAATTACTGTTCGAGCTGAACCAAAAGTGTGGAGCCCTTGAAAAAGAGGGGAAAAAAATATTCGGCCCAGGTCTTCCAACATTCTGTGAAGGGGAAGAGGGATTCACTTCGGACGATTGCGTACATATGCCTTCATCCTCACCCTAA